Genomic segment of Zingiber officinale cultivar Zhangliang chromosome 11B, Zo_v1.1, whole genome shotgun sequence:
acggaggaggtaaatcacgggtggctactagccctTAGAATAGTGATTGGCACatgagggagacatttaccttggCTATGCCAaaattcgaacctcagacctTAAGTTGGCAGCACCTCACGCGCTAGCCTCTAAGAGCATGTTGTGAAATAAGATAATAAAGGGACTATGTTATATGGTAATAGTGCTACATAAGGACTTTTGTGAAAATCGCCACTTTCAGATTGGTGTATTTTTGTTGCCTTGCTAAATGTTAATCAAGATTTCTGTATCTAAAAGGATAAAATAGCTTTTCATACAAGATTGCTACTATATCTAGAAGTTTGTAGAGTCACATGCATAAGACTCAAACTCTTAGCATGCGATGCATATAGGCTTAAGGGAGGACACATGGATAATTAAGAGTTAGTTATCCTAATTAACTAGTTAATTAATTGtgcaattataattaaaggatcaaattaaaaattatttaacagttaattaaatttccaattgaattttaaaagattctaaattattaattaattttacatGAGTTGTAAAACTCGAGAAGATTcttttagattttcaaataattagtTAAAAGAAATTAGTTTCTAATTAATCTCAACTAATTGTATCCATTTTGATAGTCAAGATTAGATATGAACCACCTCTAGAAATTGATGGTCTTAGATCAGATTTATAATGAAGTTATTTCTAAACCTTAACCTCTCTCTGCTTCAGAATTGACACCAACCACTTTGGCACCGCCATCATGTCATTGTTGTGACAACGCCTCCCTCATCCTTTTATAGATGTTAAAACTTTTATGCTATACGACAACCTTAATCTCGTGGACGAGCAAACTTTGTGTGACAGCCACAATGGTACAAACAAAACTTTCATCCTAGTAGTTATTTCTATTTTGATCTAATATTGCAAGAAAAGATCAATGAAAAAAATGTTTTTGTTGTGCCAGTGAGTGGCACTCCCCCTGTGACGATTCCAATAGACTTGGTATTGTAAATCTGTATACACGCAATTGATCATATCTTTAGAAATGGTAGTGGGACCTACACTACTCTTCCCTACCTTAGGAGCATGTATTAAGGAGTTTTTATTTCTCCTACACTTGTTGAACCCGACAAGAGCTAAATCGCATCACCATCATGTGGTCTTTTACCTAGTGTAGCCTAACGAGGGTGTGCAGTTTTCTGAGTGATGAGCATCTTACAAGTGGCTTCATCAAACACCTCCATGTCCTTTGTACGGGCAAATTTCTTTAAGCAATCGGTTCCTGATTTATATGATTGCTGTGAGGAAAAGGATACACAGAGAATGTTTCAATTGACAGCTTCTTCCTTGGATTTTAACATGGGCAGTATCCTGTCAGCTGTATCTTTGAAAGCATTGTTTACTTCACTCGTATCTTTACTCTCAACCTAAACTACATGGCAGTGGAGCTCCATTAGGATTTTCCTAACTAAATTGTCATAGTCCTTATCAAATGGACTTCTTGATATTTTCTATTATATGGTTGACACTCTTATGCTTCAAGAAATTGCAGGTCATCTTCGCTGGTGATGTGCAGAAGCTCAACATTAAGATAAAGCTTAGGAAAAGGACCTAACTGGTCCAGACCTGTTACGAGGTGCATTTGAAAGACATGGTTGGCTGCCTTATTTTTAATGTATCGGGCTTGATTGCTCTCTGTTAGGTCACTGGACTATGGAAACCCTCAGATCTTAATGATGCTGAGCCTTGCATTTTTCTACTTGTGTACCGGCAAGCAAGGACCATACATGTTTGTAAACATGGATCTCTAAGATACATAAATGTCCAATGCATATATCCCTTTCAACTAACTAAACCGTCGTCAATTAGCTTCTTCTAGTTAAAACCCAGCTTCATTTATCTAGGTTAGGATATATTATCTAGACACAGGTGCCTCTATGAACGCTTTAAATGTTTTACATGGTTGGAAATATATTATATGTCTAGTCTTGCGTTTCCTCCTCTATGCAACATTATCCAAAAGAGCTATGTTTCAGTGACAGTAATGCATAATCACTATTGCTGAAACATAACTATTATAACTTATCCAAACAAACAAAAGGTTAGGAGCTTCATGCATAAGCTTAGAAAAATAAGGTTACACTAAATTCTCATTGATCAGCAACATGAAAAACAAGATTCTCAGTGTGATATCAGAGATAGCAAAATAACAAGATAAAAAGGGTAGCTCGGTGTACGAAGCTCCCACCAATACAAGTCCAGGAAAGGGTCTATTGTACGCAGTTTTACTTTACTTTTTCCTTTACTTTGCAAGAAGTTGTTTCCGAGACTCGAACCGATGACCTCTTGGTCAcacggcaacaactttaccgttgcaccaaggctcGGGATAGGTTTCCGAATTCAGGTTAATGTTGTAATGAAGAAGACTATAGATAGATATATCTGAAAAGCCAGTTGAAACGGAATTAGATGGtgatcaaataatttaattaccaGAATATCAAAATTATCCGAAGATGAAAAACCATCAAGAAGACAATGCTTTCTCTAATCGTTCCTGCAACTCCCCACTCTTGAATTTTTCTGTTTCACGGTAATTTCAAGAAACAGAAACATCAGCAAGTAAAAGTTGACACAGTAGCAAACTACAAAATTGGAATATTGCATCATCATAGAAGTAGAAGTTAAAAACAATATAGAACATAAAGGCGagtaaaattttagttaattatatTTCAGTTTCCTTCATAAACAATACAACAAAATCCTTTTTTTCCCATTTCTTACTGTGCAAGATTGAAAGAGATTCATCATCTCACCACAGTCACGAACACGAGAAGGAATTCCGACTGTATCTAGGAGTGGCATCTTCAATTGAGTCCAGAAAGCGTCCAACGCACATCTGATTAGGTTctaattattaactttattactcttgtgcatgatttattttatatttaactcTCTATCACTGTGTGCATGATTAATTTTATGGTTTATTTGACCGGATTTAAATATCCTAGCATTatcttcaaaattctttaaaataggCCATAATTATTTGATCAACTATGTGGAACCAAATAATATTTAGCAGAACTGAAGCTCATATATGTATTTCTACTGATAAAACTAGAAGGCATTTTTTCAACTATTAGATCCTCACAAATTACATCTATCAGATCTTTTCAACTTAACTATAGAAGAAATGGTACCTTACCCTGATGAAGCAAGGGCACGTCGAAACATGAGTGAAAAGGATTGAGTAGCAAGTACGAATTAAGCAATTATTATGGATAATATATATTCTGCTTATGATCAATTAATATTCTAGGTCAGGTTCAATTCTGTTTCTTCCTTCTAGGCAATCTTCCTATGATAATTATGGAAGAGTTAAGGAGTGGGGCCAACAATCTTATATTATGCTAAGATTAGCATAGAGAAAAGAGGATGGGCCAGCAGCACCAAAGATAATTTCTATTAATTTATACAGTCCATTAGCATATCTCATCCTTCAATCAGCAAAGGCCATGATCCATGGACATAATACTAGGAATATTGAAAGGATGTGTTACACCTTCAATCAGGGTCCAGTAGAACCTGAAACCACAATCATGTCAATGGTATAAATTGATAGAATATCTCTTTCTTCATTCAGCAAAGGCCGTGGGCACAAGTAACGGTGTCCATTATAGCATGCTGAAAAGATTGAAAGGTGAGTAGCACTTTCACTTATGTTCAGGAGAGCATAAACTATAAAAAATGGGTAATTTGCTATATCCTTGAcattatcaagaaaaaaaaatagttgcaGCAACTTCCAACATGAAACTTATGTTTAATTAAATAGTCATCATATTATTGAAGATAATGAAAAATGACAAGCTGAAACTATCAAGAGTTTGATGTGATAGGCTATGTAGTATTTACCAACAGTAATATCACAGCCACCGTAGAACTCTCCATCAATGTAGAGTTGGGGAAAAGTTGGCCAGCTGGAGTATGCCTTCATCCCCTCACGCAGAGAAGTATCATCTCCGAGTATGTTCACTGTCTCAAAGGGTACGTTCAACGTCTTTAATATTTGCAGAACAGCGTTCGAGAAACCGCACTGAGGAAAATCTTTGGTTCCTTTCATGAAAAGCAGGACCTTGTGGGACTGAATCAACTTATCTAGTGTCAACTTCATCTCAGGACTCAGCGCTGAAGCAAAGATTAAATAGGCCATTCAACAAGTTGCGTTTTCTAGTAATATATAACAAATTTAGAGGGAAAAAAAACTAATCGATTTGAATTAAACTTTCATTGACATATCATAGGTCAAAACTCCGACGAGATGGATAACCGAGATGTTACCGGAGAAGTATCGAGCTGAGAGGGAGGACGCATGATTCTTGAACGGTAACCGAACTGGCTGGGCGACGAGTGTAGCAGCACTCCTTTT
This window contains:
- the LOC122035155 gene encoding uncharacterized monothiol glutaredoxin ycf64-like, with translation MATIAAAVSARTLMTLLARRSYWTANTAARALAVSFQAPTLPNSSLFKRSAATLVAQPVRLPFKNHASSLSARYFSALSPEMKLTLDKLIQSHKVLLFMKGTKDFPQCGFSNAVLQILKTLNVPFETVNILGDDTSLREGMKAYSSWPTFPQLYIDGEFYGGCDITVEKFKSGELQERLEKALSS